From the genome of Fusobacterium varium, one region includes:
- a CDS encoding corrinoid ABC transporter substrate-binding protein: MKKIFRLILILIIFWNIVQINIFSQEKMKKYNKIIPLTLNGDEMLLSLITDKSRLAALSGKIKKGKCPDELYNKTLEFEKVENNVELVIDLEPDLVLIMDWMGKDKISQLEDAGIDTFVYKTSRTYEEQHKLFRELAELVDEQEQGKKILKDMDKRLEKLQKQIKEKLKDKASPRILLYSSIEETEGIGTLYDDMIKLIYGQNLAAELGLKGTGKISKEKVIDINPEIILIPVWGMHEKKGTDKLLDILLKDKSFEEVKAVKEKKVYIVAHKYQTITSQYLIDAIEMLGKEVYQLED; the protein is encoded by the coding sequence ATGAAAAAAATATTTAGATTAATTTTAATACTGATAATATTCTGGAATATAGTGCAAATAAATATATTTTCACAAGAAAAAATGAAAAAATATAATAAAATAATTCCATTGACATTGAATGGTGATGAAATGTTGTTAAGCCTTATTACAGACAAAAGTAGGCTAGCTGCTCTTAGTGGAAAAATAAAAAAAGGAAAGTGTCCAGATGAGTTATATAACAAAACATTGGAATTTGAAAAAGTTGAAAATAATGTAGAATTAGTAATAGATTTAGAACCTGATTTAGTACTTATAATGGATTGGATGGGAAAAGATAAAATATCACAACTGGAGGATGCAGGAATAGATACCTTTGTGTACAAAACTTCAAGGACATATGAGGAACAACATAAACTTTTTAGAGAACTTGCAGAACTTGTAGATGAACAAGAACAAGGGAAAAAAATTTTAAAAGATATGGATAAAAGATTGGAGAAACTTCAAAAACAAATAAAAGAAAAATTAAAAGATAAAGCAAGTCCAAGAATACTTCTTTATTCTTCTATAGAGGAAACAGAAGGAATAGGAACACTATATGATGATATGATAAAACTAATATATGGACAAAATTTGGCAGCAGAGCTTGGGCTAAAGGGAACAGGAAAAATTTCCAAAGAAAAGGTTATAGATATAAATCCTGAAATAATACTTATTCCGGTATGGGGAATGCATGAAAAAAAAGGAACAGATAAATTGTTGGATATATTGCTAAAAGATAAAAGTTTTGAGGAAGTGAAAGCTGTGAAAGAGAAAAAAGTATATATAGTGGCACATAAATACCAAACAATAACTTCGCAATATTTAATAGATGCAATAGAAATGCTGGGGAAAGAAGTGTATCAATTAGAAGATTAA